A genomic stretch from Streptomyces fungicidicus includes:
- a CDS encoding PP2C family protein-serine/threonine phosphatase, producing MTHNWQVRTVTDAARARIAVARLATSHGVPAVERARLAAALSDRLRRCLTKGGGWVLTVDVPGSPGEARTLRAVVTPSPGEAAADRGPWTVSVPCPEPGREDDTTEVTGDPADLSEALLGADEDTSVVLDRLAEQERLVAFHRDELHQTNQGVLALHAELDAAGRAQEEAFAAERLARTEAEDARRRLTFLADTSAVLNASLNHDEIVRRLPELLVPRYAHHVDVWLFDSEDDRYGSTSHPRAAVRAARTGRPQYAAGHPGGLPGVEDQPASALDPDRPLLCVPLLTRRTPLGVLTLSPPGDRWDPDDAVMLMELARRAGIAIDNARRFEHNRDIAETLQRALLTDLPTTPGLGLAARYLPATHGLNIGGDWYDAFRQRDGGLITVIGDVTGHGLHAAVMMSQLRTALRAYAVDGGSPGELLTRLHGFLNHLQPDLFATAVIARFHPDEDTLTWAAAGHPPPVLRLPDGRVRVLDAKPGAMLGIPLRQQIADHTERLTPGSTLALYTDGLVERRAEGIDPGIERLASVLGSFGPEDLDTRLDDTADRMLRPLLSDSERDDDVCLLLCHVHGP from the coding sequence ATGACGCACAACTGGCAGGTCCGTACCGTCACCGACGCGGCACGCGCCCGTATAGCCGTGGCCCGGCTGGCCACGTCGCACGGGGTGCCCGCGGTCGAACGCGCCCGGCTGGCCGCGGCCCTCAGCGACCGGCTGCGGCGGTGCCTCACCAAGGGGGGCGGCTGGGTCCTCACCGTGGACGTCCCCGGCTCCCCCGGCGAGGCCCGGACGCTGCGCGCCGTGGTCACGCCCTCCCCCGGCGAGGCGGCCGCCGACCGCGGCCCGTGGACGGTGTCCGTCCCCTGCCCAGAGCCGGGGCGGGAGGACGACACCACCGAGGTGACGGGGGACCCGGCCGACCTCTCCGAGGCGTTGCTGGGCGCGGACGAGGACACGTCCGTGGTGCTGGACAGGCTCGCCGAGCAGGAGCGGCTGGTCGCCTTCCACCGGGACGAGCTGCACCAGACCAACCAGGGCGTCCTGGCGCTGCACGCCGAGCTGGACGCGGCCGGGCGCGCGCAGGAGGAGGCGTTCGCGGCCGAGCGCCTGGCGCGCACCGAGGCGGAGGACGCCCGCCGCAGGCTGACGTTCCTCGCGGACACGAGCGCCGTGCTGAACGCCTCGCTGAACCACGACGAGATCGTGCGCCGGCTGCCGGAGCTGCTGGTGCCGCGGTACGCCCACCACGTCGACGTTTGGCTGTTCGACTCGGAGGACGACCGGTACGGGTCCACGTCCCATCCGCGGGCGGCCGTCCGCGCGGCCCGCACCGGCCGTCCCCAGTACGCCGCAGGCCACCCCGGCGGGCTGCCGGGTGTGGAGGACCAGCCCGCCTCGGCGCTGGACCCCGACCGGCCCCTGCTGTGCGTCCCGCTGCTGACGCGCCGTACGCCCCTGGGCGTGCTCACCCTGTCGCCGCCCGGCGACCGCTGGGACCCGGACGACGCCGTGATGCTGATGGAGCTGGCCCGGCGGGCCGGTATCGCCATCGACAACGCCCGCCGCTTCGAGCACAACCGGGACATCGCCGAGACCCTGCAGCGTGCCCTGCTGACCGATCTGCCGACGACGCCCGGGCTCGGCCTGGCCGCCCGCTACCTGCCCGCCACGCACGGCCTGAACATCGGCGGCGACTGGTACGACGCCTTCCGGCAGCGGGACGGCGGTCTGATCACCGTCATCGGCGACGTGACCGGGCACGGGCTGCACGCGGCGGTGATGATGAGCCAGCTGCGTACCGCGCTGCGAGCCTACGCCGTCGACGGCGGCAGCCCCGGCGAGCTGCTGACCCGGCTGCACGGCTTCCTGAACCATCTGCAGCCCGACCTGTTCGCCACTGCCGTCATCGCGCGGTTCCACCCGGACGAGGACACCCTGACGTGGGCCGCCGCCGGTCATCCGCCGCCGGTGCTGCGGCTGCCCGACGGGCGGGTGCGCGTCCTGGACGCCAAGCCGGGCGCCATGCTCGGCATACCGCTGAGGCAGCAGATCGCGGACCACACCGAGCGGCTGACGCCCGGTTCAACGCTCGCGCTCTACACGGACGGGCTGGTAGAGCGGCGCGCCGAGGGCATCGACCCCGGCATCGAGCGGCTCGCGTCGGTCCTCGGCTCCTTCGGACCGGAGGACCTGGACACGCGCCTGGACGACACCGCGGACCGCATGCTCCGCCCGCTGCTGAGCGACTCCGAACGCGACGACGACGTCTGCCTGCTGCTCTGTCACGTGCACGGTCCGTGA
- a CDS encoding ATP-binding protein, which translates to MCEEYTTEPLGGPGTRRAVPSRPCRPADVREAVARAVSERCRTTSTPCDTEALADALLVASELTTNALLHGGGVTDFQVDVSGPGVRLSVSDRSDRLPVVVPRTDRQGRSRQGGHGWPIVCRLSRDVRVSDLPAGGKCITALVPLP; encoded by the coding sequence ATGTGTGAGGAGTACACGACCGAACCCCTCGGCGGACCCGGCACGCGCCGGGCCGTGCCGTCCCGCCCGTGCCGGCCGGCCGACGTGCGCGAGGCCGTCGCGCGCGCGGTGTCCGAACGCTGCCGGACCACCAGCACCCCCTGTGACACCGAGGCACTGGCGGACGCCCTGCTGGTCGCCTCCGAACTCACCACCAACGCGCTGCTGCACGGCGGCGGCGTCACCGACTTCCAGGTCGACGTCAGCGGTCCCGGAGTGCGGCTGTCGGTCAGCGACCGCAGCGACCGGCTGCCCGTCGTCGTCCCGCGGACCGACCGGCAGGGCCGCAGCCGTCAGGGCGGTCACGGCTGGCCCATCGTGTGCCGGCTCTCCCGTGACGTGCGGGTGTCCGACCTCCCCGCCGGCGGCAAGTGCATCACCGCCCTGGTGCCCCTGCCCTGA
- a CDS encoding NAD(P)/FAD-dependent oxidoreductase — MDTVTRPRILVVGAGFAGVECVRRLERRLAPDEADLTLVTPFSYQLYLPLLPQVASGVLTPQSVALSLRRSERYRTRIIPGGAIGVDLRAKVCVIRTIDGEVVDEPYDYIVLAPGSVTRTFDIPGLTDHAFGLKSLAEAAYLRDHVISQLDIADASHDPAERASRLQFVVVGGGYAGTETAACLQRLTHAAVKRYPRLDPGLIKWHLIDIAPKLMPELGENLGRSAQQILTRRGIEISLGVSIAKAGAEEVTFTDGRVVPTRTLIWTAGVVASPLIGTLGAETVRGRLAVNADMCLPGHDGVFALGDSAAVPDVAKGDGAVCPPTAQHALRQGRHVAENVIATLRGLPTRQYVHRDLGLVVDLGGKDAVSKPLGIELHGVPAQAVARGYHWSALRTGVAKTRVMTNWLLNAVAGDDFVRTGFQAHRPGSLRDFEYLDAYLTPEQVRAHVGEAGRAAR, encoded by the coding sequence ATGGACACCGTGACACGACCCAGGATCCTCGTGGTGGGCGCCGGTTTCGCCGGCGTGGAGTGCGTGCGCCGGCTGGAGCGCAGGCTCGCCCCCGACGAGGCCGACCTCACGCTGGTGACTCCGTTCTCCTACCAGCTCTACCTGCCCCTGCTCCCCCAGGTGGCCTCCGGAGTGCTGACCCCGCAGTCGGTCGCGCTCTCGCTGCGCCGCAGCGAGCGGTACCGCACCCGGATCATCCCGGGCGGGGCCATCGGCGTGGACCTGCGGGCGAAGGTCTGTGTCATCCGCACCATCGACGGCGAGGTCGTCGACGAGCCGTACGACTACATCGTGCTGGCCCCCGGCAGCGTCACCCGCACCTTCGACATCCCGGGGCTGACCGACCACGCGTTCGGCCTGAAGTCGCTCGCCGAGGCCGCCTACCTCCGTGACCACGTCATCTCGCAGCTCGACATCGCCGACGCCAGCCACGATCCGGCGGAACGGGCCTCGCGGCTGCAGTTCGTGGTGGTCGGCGGCGGTTACGCGGGCACCGAGACCGCGGCCTGTCTGCAGCGGCTGACGCACGCCGCCGTCAAGCGTTATCCGCGCCTGGACCCGGGCCTGATCAAGTGGCACCTCATCGACATCGCGCCCAAGCTGATGCCCGAGCTGGGAGAGAACCTCGGGCGCAGCGCGCAGCAGATCCTGACCCGGCGCGGCATCGAGATCTCGCTGGGCGTCTCCATCGCCAAGGCGGGCGCCGAGGAGGTCACCTTCACCGACGGCCGGGTGGTGCCCACCCGCACCCTGATCTGGACCGCCGGGGTCGTCGCCAGCCCGCTCATCGGCACGCTCGGCGCGGAGACCGTCCGCGGGCGGCTCGCCGTCAACGCGGACATGTGCCTGCCGGGCCACGACGGGGTGTTCGCGCTGGGCGACTCGGCCGCGGTGCCCGACGTGGCCAAGGGGGACGGCGCGGTGTGCCCGCCGACCGCGCAGCACGCCCTGCGGCAGGGCAGGCACGTCGCGGAGAACGTCATCGCGACCCTGCGGGGCCTGCCGACGCGGCAGTACGTCCACCGGGACCTCGGACTCGTGGTGGACCTCGGCGGCAAGGACGCGGTGTCCAAGCCGCTCGGCATCGAACTGCACGGCGTGCCCGCCCAGGCGGTGGCCCGCGGCTACCACTGGTCGGCGCTGCGCACCGGTGTCGCCAAGACGCGGGTGATGACCAACTGGCTGCTGAACGCCGTCGCAGGCGACGATTTCGTGCGCACCGGGTTCCAGGCGCACAGGCCGGGCAGCCTGCGGGACTTCGAGTACCTGGACGCCTACCTGACGCCGGAGCAGGTACGGGCGCACGTCGGGGAAGCGGGCCGGGCGGCACGGTGA
- a CDS encoding FUSC family protein, with protein sequence MKAAGRSVRGGLRDRLAASDPGLLRLTAGLRTVGAVALTLAVLAAAGFDVTHMVAGAMSAMVSTFAIRERQRGAQAVTLAVGLPVALVSVSLGAVLSERVVVGDLFFVVLIFCAVYGRRFGDRGTALGLIGFQVYFLSLFVGASTGTLPGLWAALTVAFACSALVRFAVVPVTPAGLLQRLRQAFRARLAQLVSAHLALLDAGPEDADKALADVREGNARLHETALMIQSRLEEGTPDESTARLVQRRIADAEIAAERLGLLLLSARSAQRADTLTLHLPGAPAPEVGRLPGPDDATALLRRDLLALRALVVRTGTGGTAVAQLRNRLLGYRDEENLPPASPAVRDVFRGIGETARAVMGLRVALEGPQDESDDSPATARSREELEAEDAAIDAGEEAEAAEQPKGLRRPTTRAAVQVSVGSALAIVGGELLSTNRWYWAVLTCWIVFINTASTGEILVKGYRRLLGTVFGVVAGILLAALVGRHTWTAFALVLLLIFAMFYTAPLSYTLMSFFVTAMLGLLYTLLHTYSWEVLVLRVEETALGAACGVFAAALVLPVRTDRRTSELLVTVLERLAEVTEAAVGQLSGGPAGDLLDKARALDQALGDLRSATQPLTHPVTPLRARRTTARYVVALLETCAYHARSLAATAELLPTHPSIAADPRLRGAAGRTVRNIVTIADRVADEEVTAAVDTGPSIASLLGGDGGTGRYGRITDRVLRHLERLDEAVVGLARPLRVPVRSPDR encoded by the coding sequence GTGAAGGCGGCGGGACGCTCGGTGCGGGGAGGACTGCGGGACCGTCTGGCGGCGTCCGACCCCGGCCTGCTGCGGCTGACGGCGGGGCTGCGGACGGTGGGCGCGGTGGCGCTGACGCTGGCCGTGCTCGCCGCGGCCGGGTTCGACGTCACCCATATGGTGGCGGGCGCGATGTCGGCGATGGTGTCCACCTTCGCCATCCGGGAGAGACAGCGCGGCGCCCAGGCCGTCACCCTGGCCGTCGGGCTGCCGGTCGCGCTGGTGTCCGTGTCGCTGGGCGCGGTGCTCAGCGAGCGGGTCGTGGTCGGGGACCTCTTCTTCGTCGTCCTCATCTTCTGCGCGGTCTACGGCCGCCGGTTCGGCGACCGGGGGACCGCGCTCGGGCTGATCGGCTTCCAGGTCTACTTCCTGTCCCTGTTCGTCGGAGCCTCGACCGGCACCCTGCCGGGGCTGTGGGCAGCGCTGACCGTCGCGTTCGCGTGCAGCGCGCTGGTCCGGTTCGCCGTGGTCCCGGTGACCCCCGCCGGTCTGCTCCAGCGGCTGCGCCAGGCCTTCCGGGCGCGGCTGGCCCAGCTCGTCTCGGCGCATCTGGCGCTGCTGGACGCCGGGCCGGAGGACGCGGACAAGGCGCTGGCCGACGTGCGGGAGGGCAACGCCCGGCTGCACGAGACGGCCCTGATGATCCAGTCCCGGCTGGAGGAGGGCACGCCGGACGAGTCGACGGCGCGGCTGGTGCAGCGCCGGATCGCGGACGCGGAGATCGCCGCCGAGCGGCTCGGGCTGCTGCTGCTGTCCGCCCGCAGCGCGCAGCGGGCGGACACCCTCACCCTGCATCTGCCCGGCGCCCCCGCCCCCGAGGTGGGCCGGCTGCCCGGCCCCGACGACGCCACCGCCCTGCTGCGCCGGGATCTGCTCGCGCTGCGGGCGCTGGTGGTGCGCACCGGGACCGGCGGGACGGCCGTGGCCCAGCTGCGCAACCGGCTGCTCGGCTACCGCGACGAGGAGAACCTGCCGCCCGCCTCCCCGGCCGTGCGGGACGTGTTCCGGGGCATCGGCGAGACCGCCCGCGCCGTGATGGGGCTGCGTGTCGCGCTGGAGGGGCCGCAGGACGAGTCGGACGACAGCCCGGCGACCGCCCGTTCCCGGGAGGAGCTGGAGGCGGAGGACGCCGCCATCGACGCCGGCGAGGAGGCGGAGGCCGCGGAGCAGCCCAAGGGGTTGCGACGGCCCACCACTCGTGCCGCCGTACAGGTCTCCGTGGGGTCGGCGCTGGCCATCGTCGGGGGCGAGCTGCTGTCCACCAACCGCTGGTACTGGGCGGTGCTGACCTGCTGGATCGTCTTCATCAACACGGCGTCGACCGGCGAGATCCTGGTGAAGGGCTACCGCCGGCTGCTGGGCACGGTGTTCGGCGTCGTGGCCGGCATCCTGCTGGCCGCCCTGGTGGGCCGGCACACCTGGACGGCGTTCGCCCTGGTGCTGCTGCTGATCTTCGCGATGTTCTACACCGCGCCGCTGTCCTACACGCTGATGTCGTTCTTCGTGACGGCGATGCTCGGGCTGCTCTACACCCTGCTGCACACCTACAGCTGGGAGGTGCTGGTGCTGCGGGTGGAGGAGACGGCGCTGGGCGCGGCCTGCGGGGTGTTCGCGGCGGCGCTGGTGCTGCCGGTGCGCACCGACCGGCGCACCAGTGAACTGCTGGTCACCGTGCTGGAGCGGCTGGCGGAGGTCACCGAGGCCGCCGTGGGGCAGCTCAGCGGCGGCCCCGCCGGCGATCTGCTGGACAAGGCGCGGGCGCTGGACCAGGCGCTGGGCGATCTGCGCTCCGCCACCCAGCCGCTGACGCATCCGGTGACCCCGCTGCGGGCCCGGCGCACCACCGCGCGGTACGTGGTGGCGCTGCTGGAGACCTGCGCGTACCACGCGCGCTCGCTGGCGGCGACGGCGGAGCTGCTGCCGACGCATCCGTCGATCGCGGCGGACCCCCGGCTGCGCGGGGCGGCGGGGCGCACGGTGCGCAACATCGTGACGATCGCGGACCGCGTGGCGGACGAGGAGGTCACGGCGGCGGTGGACACCGGTCCGAGCATCGCGTCCCTCCTGGGCGGCGACGGCGGCACCGGCAGGTACGGGCGCATCACCGACCGGGTGCTGCGCCATCTGGAACGCCTGGACGAGGCCGTGGTCGGCCTCGCCCGCCCGCTCCGCGTCCCGGTCCGCTCCCCGGACCGGTGA
- a CDS encoding aminotransferase class I/II-fold pyridoxal phosphate-dependent enzyme has translation MTVDHSRAPVLEALERYHRHGRLGFTPPGHKQARGADPAVREVLGDSVFLGDVLATGGLDDRLTRGRVLQQAQELLADAVHAEHTFFSTCGSSLSVKAAMLSVAGPHEKLLIGRDAHKSVVAGLILSGIEPVWVEPRWDAVRHLAHPPSAEEFDRAFDAHPDARGALVTSPTPYGASASLREIAEVCHRRSRPLVVDEAWGAHLPFHPDLPSWAMDAGADICVTSIHKMGSGLEQGSVFHLRGDLVTPALLGMRADLLGTTSPSVLIFAGLDGWRRQMALRGKELMESTLALAAEVRAAIEEIDGMHVNDRDDFCGPGLADDFDPLPCVIDVAGLGITGYRAADWLREHRSIDAHLADHRRIGAQLTHGDDRETAGELLSALRELARAARSLPRGPGVAVPAPGELRMTQAVQPRDAFFGPTEDVPVSAAAGRVAAEMITPYPPGIPAVLPGERLTEPVLRYLRTGLAAGMYLPDPADPALDTVRVVGEGAAGV, from the coding sequence ATGACGGTCGATCACAGCCGGGCACCGGTTCTGGAAGCGCTGGAGCGGTATCACCGCCACGGACGGCTGGGCTTCACCCCGCCGGGGCACAAACAGGCCCGCGGAGCCGATCCGGCGGTGCGGGAGGTGCTCGGGGACTCCGTGTTCCTCGGCGACGTGCTGGCCACCGGCGGGCTGGACGATCGGCTCACCCGGGGCAGGGTGCTGCAACAGGCACAGGAGCTGCTGGCCGACGCGGTCCACGCCGAGCACACCTTCTTCAGCACGTGCGGAAGCTCCCTGTCGGTCAAGGCGGCGATGCTGTCGGTCGCCGGGCCGCACGAGAAGCTGCTGATCGGGCGGGACGCGCACAAGTCCGTGGTGGCGGGGCTGATCCTGTCCGGGATCGAGCCGGTGTGGGTGGAGCCCCGGTGGGACGCCGTACGGCACCTCGCGCACCCGCCGTCGGCCGAGGAGTTCGACCGGGCCTTCGACGCCCACCCCGACGCGCGCGGAGCGCTGGTGACCAGTCCGACGCCGTACGGCGCCAGTGCGTCGCTGCGGGAGATCGCCGAGGTGTGCCACCGCCGCTCGCGGCCGCTGGTCGTGGACGAGGCGTGGGGCGCTCACCTGCCCTTCCACCCCGACCTGCCGTCCTGGGCGATGGACGCGGGCGCCGACATCTGTGTGACCAGCATCCACAAGATGGGCAGCGGTCTCGAGCAGGGCTCGGTCTTCCATCTGCGCGGCGATCTGGTGACGCCGGCGCTGCTGGGCATGCGGGCCGACCTGCTGGGGACGACCAGCCCGTCGGTGCTGATCTTCGCGGGGCTGGACGGCTGGCGGCGGCAGATGGCGCTGCGCGGCAAGGAGCTGATGGAGTCCACGCTGGCGCTCGCCGCCGAGGTCCGTGCCGCGATCGAGGAGATCGACGGGATGCACGTCAACGACCGCGACGACTTCTGCGGTCCCGGGCTGGCGGACGACTTCGATCCGCTGCCGTGCGTCATCGACGTCGCGGGTCTCGGCATCACCGGCTACCGGGCGGCCGACTGGCTGCGTGAGCACCGGAGCATCGACGCGCATCTGGCCGACCACCGCCGTATCGGCGCGCAGCTCACCCACGGCGACGACCGGGAGACGGCCGGCGAGCTGCTGTCGGCGCTGCGGGAGCTGGCGCGTGCGGCGCGGAGCCTGCCCCGGGGGCCGGGCGTGGCGGTGCCCGCGCCGGGCGAGCTGCGGATGACGCAGGCGGTGCAGCCGCGGGACGCGTTCTTCGGCCCCACGGAGGACGTGCCGGTGAGCGCGGCGGCGGGGCGGGTCGCCGCCGAGATGATCACGCCGTATCCGCCCGGGATCCCCGCCGTCCTGCCGGGCGAACGGCTCACCGAGCCCGTGCTCCGGTATCTGCGGACCGGGCTGGCTGCGGGCATGTACCTGCCGGATCCGGCGGATCCCGCCCTGGACACCGTCAGGGTCGTCGGGGAGGGTGCCGCGGGGGTGTGA
- a CDS encoding SigB/SigF/SigG family RNA polymerase sigma factor, translating into MLIDTPSHRPSDTTAAAPRRRHDDAPDTAALFTRMAELQDGPERDAVRDELVTAWLPMAHRIAGRFRDRGEAVEDLRQVAALGLVKAIDRFDPSRGAFESYAVPTITGEVKRHFRDRMWALRVPRRVQELRNKVRVARRELTQSPGSPEPSVAAIAAHTGLTEDEVGAGMEALESFSTLSLDAELSSDDDGYSLADTLGASDSSYDVVVDRESAKEGLRRLPERERAILYMRFFEDMTQSRIADQLGISQMHVSRLISRSCARVRADVMGQRGGRRGTGGRSATT; encoded by the coding sequence ATGCTCATTGACACGCCCAGCCATCGCCCCTCCGACACGACGGCCGCCGCACCCCGCCGGCGCCACGACGACGCCCCCGACACCGCCGCCCTCTTCACCCGGATGGCGGAGCTCCAGGACGGCCCCGAGCGGGACGCCGTCCGGGACGAGCTGGTCACCGCGTGGCTGCCCATGGCCCACCGCATAGCCGGCCGGTTCCGCGACCGCGGCGAGGCCGTCGAGGACCTGCGCCAGGTGGCGGCACTCGGGCTGGTGAAGGCCATCGACCGCTTCGACCCGAGCCGCGGCGCCTTCGAGAGCTACGCCGTCCCCACCATCACCGGCGAGGTCAAGCGGCACTTCCGCGACCGGATGTGGGCCCTGCGGGTGCCCCGCCGGGTGCAGGAACTGCGCAACAAGGTGCGGGTGGCACGGCGTGAGCTGACCCAGAGCCCCGGCAGCCCCGAGCCGTCCGTGGCGGCCATCGCCGCCCACACCGGACTGACCGAGGACGAGGTCGGCGCCGGGATGGAGGCGCTGGAGAGCTTCAGCACCCTGTCCCTGGACGCCGAACTGTCGTCCGACGACGACGGCTACAGCCTCGCGGACACGCTGGGCGCCTCCGACTCCTCGTACGACGTCGTGGTCGACCGCGAGTCCGCCAAGGAGGGACTGCGCCGGCTGCCCGAGCGCGAACGCGCCATCCTCTACATGCGCTTCTTCGAGGACATGACCCAGAGCCGCATCGCCGACCAGCTGGGCATCTCCCAGATGCATGTCTCCCGCCTCATCAGCCGCAGCTGCGCGCGGGTGCGCGCCGATGTGATGGGGCAGCGAGGCGGCCGCCGGGGCACCGGAGGGCGGTCGGCAACGACGTGA